One Micromonospora eburnea genomic region harbors:
- a CDS encoding ABC transporter permease, whose protein sequence is MSTVTWITARGLFGRRRFLLLLPLPALLLALAIISRSVGVHPSQWGTPVLVGLGLAVVLPVVALIVGTGVLGAEIDDGTVVHILTKPLPRWQIVLPKLAVATGVSAATVAVPLYVAGVLADSVRLGLALAAASALGALAYSALFLALSLVTRRPVLLGLVYVLIWEGLLGRFVEGSRVLSIQQWVIALADRMAPTELLGTTVSVPVAAVLTGLVAVGFTVLAIDRLRSFSVAGETS, encoded by the coding sequence ATGTCGACCGTTACCTGGATCACCGCCCGTGGGCTCTTCGGCCGACGCCGGTTCCTGCTGCTGCTCCCGCTGCCCGCGCTGCTGCTGGCGCTGGCGATCATCTCCCGGAGCGTGGGCGTCCACCCGAGCCAGTGGGGGACGCCGGTGCTGGTCGGGCTCGGGCTGGCCGTGGTGCTGCCGGTGGTCGCGCTGATCGTCGGCACCGGCGTGCTCGGCGCCGAGATCGACGACGGCACCGTGGTGCACATCCTCACCAAGCCGTTGCCGCGCTGGCAGATCGTGCTGCCGAAGCTTGCCGTGGCGACCGGGGTGAGCGCGGCCACCGTCGCCGTCCCGCTCTATGTCGCGGGCGTGCTCGCCGACTCGGTACGCCTCGGGCTGGCGCTCGCCGCCGCGTCGGCGCTGGGCGCGCTGGCGTACTCGGCGCTGTTTCTGGCGCTCAGCCTGGTGACCCGGCGGCCCGTGCTGCTCGGCCTGGTCTACGTGCTGATCTGGGAGGGGCTGCTCGGCCGGTTCGTGGAAGGCAGCCGGGTGCTCTCCATCCAGCAGTGGGTGATCGCCCTCGCCGATCGGATGGCCCCCACCGAACTGCTCGGCACCACTGTCTCGGTCCCGGTGGCCGCGGTTCTCACCGGGCTCGTCGCCGTGGGCTTCACGGTCCTCGCGATCGACCGCCTCCGCTCCTTCAGCGTGGCCGGCGAAACGAGCTGA
- a CDS encoding ABC transporter ATP-binding protein — MTTISAGPQAAAPTTPASTLDLAGVSRWYGNVVAVNDVTMRLGPGVTGLLGPNGAGKTTLLHMMAGFLAPSRGAVTLDGEPTWRNPGVYRRLGLVSEREAVHTFLSAYEFVLASAKLHRLPEPEAAARRAIDLVEMADAQDRRIGTYSKGMRQRTRVAAALVHDPQVLLLDEPFNGMDPRQRLHMMALLHRLGDAGRTILFSSHILEEVEQVSGTVQVMVAGRLAASGDYRTIRRLMTNRPHVFAVRSTDDRALAVALIAEPSVTGVELGRGGLTVRAGDYGAFTRALPKIALARGVRVRSLTPEDESLESVFSYLVGS, encoded by the coding sequence ATGACCACGATCAGCGCCGGCCCACAGGCGGCGGCGCCGACCACGCCCGCGTCCACCCTCGACCTCGCCGGGGTCTCCCGCTGGTACGGCAACGTGGTGGCGGTCAACGATGTCACCATGCGGCTCGGGCCCGGGGTGACCGGCCTGCTCGGGCCGAACGGCGCGGGGAAGACCACCCTGCTGCACATGATGGCCGGGTTCCTGGCCCCCTCCCGGGGCGCGGTCACCCTCGACGGGGAGCCGACCTGGCGCAATCCCGGCGTCTACCGGCGGCTAGGCCTGGTCAGCGAGCGGGAGGCGGTGCACACCTTCCTCTCCGCGTACGAGTTCGTGCTGGCCAGCGCGAAGCTGCACCGGCTGCCCGAACCGGAGGCGGCGGCCCGCCGGGCGATCGACCTGGTCGAGATGGCGGACGCGCAGGACCGGCGGATCGGCACGTACTCCAAGGGCATGCGGCAGCGCACCCGGGTGGCCGCCGCGCTGGTCCACGACCCGCAGGTGCTGCTGCTCGACGAGCCGTTCAACGGCATGGACCCGCGGCAGCGGCTGCACATGATGGCCCTGCTGCACCGCCTCGGCGACGCCGGCCGGACCATCCTGTTCAGCTCGCACATCCTGGAGGAGGTCGAGCAGGTCTCCGGCACCGTGCAGGTGATGGTCGCCGGCCGGCTGGCCGCCTCCGGCGACTACCGGACCATCCGCCGGCTGATGACGAACCGGCCGCACGTCTTCGCGGTGCGTTCCACCGACGACCGGGCGCTGGCGGTCGCGCTGATCGCCGAGCCGTCGGTGACCGGGGTGGAGCTGGGCCGGGGCGGGCTCACCGTCCGGGCCGGCGACTACGGCGCCTTCACCCGGGCGCTGCCCAAGATCGCACTGGCCCGGGGCGTCCGGGTCCGGTCGCTGACGCCCGAGGACGAATCGCTGGAGAGCGTCTTCTCCTACCTGGTGGGGAGCTGA
- a CDS encoding ABC transporter permease has protein sequence MPEPTGVIHDIGYQRYTGLRLGRRHVFGALYLHGLRTAFGLGRSAKAKIFPWLVVGIVVVVAAGLTAVRTQTGQVVMTYAQFADAMSWLVIFFVAVVGPELVSRDLRSGVLPLYFSRPLPRGDYALAKLGALASALWLLLGAPQLVMFLGAAFTTKTGMHGVWDELLDLLPGLLYAALWAVVFSSVALLIASLTGKRAFAAGGIVAAFLMTTPIVGTLSIMPSRAVNELAMLASPSTLVQGVGLYTLGDLLAPGASAEQMIGDFGPVYLVAAGVLVAGCVALLLLRYRKVAAR, from the coding sequence ATGCCTGAGCCGACCGGCGTCATCCACGACATCGGGTACCAGCGTTACACCGGCCTCCGGCTGGGCCGTCGGCACGTCTTCGGCGCGCTCTACCTGCACGGGCTGCGGACCGCGTTCGGCCTCGGCCGGTCCGCCAAGGCGAAGATCTTCCCATGGCTGGTGGTCGGCATCGTGGTGGTGGTCGCCGCCGGGCTGACCGCGGTACGCACCCAGACCGGCCAGGTCGTCATGACGTACGCCCAGTTCGCCGACGCGATGAGCTGGCTGGTCATCTTCTTCGTCGCGGTGGTCGGGCCGGAGCTGGTCTCCCGCGACCTGCGTAGCGGGGTGCTGCCGCTCTACTTCTCCCGGCCGCTGCCCCGCGGCGACTACGCGCTGGCCAAGCTCGGCGCGCTGGCCTCCGCGCTCTGGCTGCTGCTCGGCGCGCCGCAGCTGGTGATGTTCCTCGGCGCCGCGTTCACCACCAAGACCGGCATGCACGGGGTCTGGGACGAGCTGCTCGACCTGCTGCCCGGCCTGCTCTACGCGGCCCTGTGGGCGGTGGTCTTCTCCTCGGTCGCGCTGCTCATCGCCTCGCTCACCGGCAAGCGCGCCTTCGCGGCCGGCGGCATCGTGGCGGCCTTCCTGATGACCACCCCGATCGTCGGCACCCTGTCGATCATGCCGTCCCGGGCGGTCAACGAGCTGGCCATGCTCGCCTCGCCGTCCACCCTGGTGCAGGGGGTCGGCCTGTACACCCTCGGCGACCTGCTCGCGCCCGGCGCGTCGGCGGAACAGATGATCGGCGACTTCGGCCCGGTCTACCTGGTCGCCGCCGGGGTGCTGGTGGCCGGCTGCGTCGCCCTGCTGCTGCTGCGATACCGGAAGGTGGCCGCCCGATGA
- a CDS encoding ABC transporter ATP-binding protein, which yields MTLLATESLTKTYGGRVTALADLTVSVEPGIIGLVGANGAGKSTLIKILLGLLAPTSGRVSVLGLDPTTDPAAVRARVGYMPEHDALPPDLSAAELVTHLGRISGLPRAVARERASEALRHVGLHEERHRAVGGYSTGMKQRVKLAQALVHDPDLLLLDEPTNGLDPAGRDAMLALIHRIGNEFGISVVVCSHLLGEVERICDTLVAIDGGRLLRADRVAAMTSATDVLAVEVSEGTDDLAARLAALDLPVSREGRLLLVPLADDATYDLILGAVAELDLPLHRLDQRRHRVAELFATREPSHA from the coding sequence GTGACACTGCTCGCGACCGAGTCGCTGACCAAGACGTACGGAGGTCGGGTCACCGCGTTGGCCGACCTCACGGTGTCGGTCGAGCCGGGGATCATCGGACTGGTCGGCGCCAACGGCGCCGGCAAGTCGACCCTGATCAAGATCCTGCTGGGCCTGCTCGCCCCGACCAGCGGCCGGGTCTCCGTGCTCGGCCTCGACCCCACCACCGACCCGGCGGCGGTCCGCGCCCGGGTCGGCTACATGCCCGAACACGACGCCCTCCCGCCCGACCTGTCCGCCGCCGAGCTGGTCACCCACCTCGGCCGGATCAGCGGCCTGCCGCGGGCGGTCGCCCGGGAGCGGGCCTCGGAGGCGCTACGCCACGTCGGCCTGCACGAGGAGCGACACCGGGCCGTCGGCGGCTACTCCACCGGCATGAAGCAGCGGGTGAAGCTGGCCCAGGCCCTGGTGCACGACCCCGACCTGCTGCTGCTCGACGAGCCCACCAACGGCCTCGACCCGGCCGGCCGGGACGCCATGCTCGCGCTGATCCACCGGATCGGCAACGAGTTCGGTATCTCCGTGGTGGTCTGCTCACACCTGCTCGGCGAGGTGGAGCGGATCTGCGACACCCTGGTCGCCATCGATGGCGGCCGGCTGCTGCGCGCCGACCGGGTCGCCGCGATGACCTCCGCCACCGACGTGCTCGCCGTCGAGGTCAGCGAGGGTACGGACGACCTGGCCGCCCGGCTCGCCGCGCTCGACCTGCCGGTGTCCCGGGAGGGGCGGCTACTGCTCGTCCCGCTCGCCGACGACGCCACCTACGACCTGATCCTCGGCGCGGTCGCCGAGCTGGACCTGCCGCTGCACCGGCTGGACCAGCGGCGGCACCGGGTGGCCGAACTCTTCGCCACGAGGGAGCCCAGCCATGCCTGA
- the cysC gene encoding adenylyl-sulfate kinase, producing MSNGWVLPEDVLRDAPAYAPRTGELADLELLLTGAYAPLTGFMTRADLAALSRRGRLADGTSWPVPVTLQVPATLAGGLELDEPLRRALVLTDGEGAPVAAMDVTDVWPVREGMVGVGGTVRRLGDGGRGPFQRLRRSPEEVKALLPPGRVLGVFADRPLHRPQLAQIAHAARTLGAHLLVMIPVGDEGVGGLPSEALVRTVFAARDRMPPATLVAVPLARRPDEISDALLRARVAAAYGVTHLLSTEGMLSGAGLRVLVPRELAYDNRDGQWRWREDIPPRNRRLALSQEEIGDLLDRGFPLPEWHTPPAVAKELARARPPRRHRGLVIFLTGLSGSGKSTIARGLADLLREGGERSITLLDGDVVRRELSAGLGFSKADRDANVRRIGWVAAEIARHRGVGICCPIAPYAAARATAREMAQAAGAGFLLIHVATPLEVCEQRDRKGLYARARAGLLTGMTGIDDPYEEPTDADLVVDTTALTVDEAVQQVMEHLTESGWVEPRLQSA from the coding sequence ATGAGCAACGGGTGGGTGCTGCCCGAGGACGTGCTGCGGGACGCGCCGGCGTACGCGCCTCGCACCGGTGAGCTGGCCGATCTGGAGTTGCTGCTGACCGGGGCGTACGCCCCGCTGACCGGCTTCATGACGCGGGCCGACCTGGCCGCGCTGAGCCGGCGCGGCCGGCTGGCCGACGGCACGTCGTGGCCGGTGCCGGTGACCCTGCAGGTGCCGGCGACGCTCGCCGGCGGGCTGGAGCTGGACGAGCCGCTGCGCCGGGCGCTGGTGCTCACCGACGGCGAGGGCGCCCCGGTGGCGGCGATGGACGTGACCGACGTCTGGCCGGTCCGCGAGGGGATGGTGGGTGTCGGCGGCACGGTACGCCGGCTCGGCGACGGCGGCCGCGGGCCGTTCCAGCGGCTGCGGCGCAGCCCGGAGGAGGTCAAGGCGCTGCTGCCGCCGGGCCGGGTGCTCGGTGTCTTCGCCGACCGGCCGCTGCACCGGCCGCAGCTCGCGCAGATCGCGCACGCCGCTCGCACGTTGGGCGCGCACCTGCTCGTGATGATCCCGGTCGGTGACGAGGGGGTCGGCGGGCTGCCGTCCGAGGCGCTGGTCCGCACCGTGTTCGCCGCCCGTGACCGGATGCCCCCGGCGACCCTGGTGGCGGTGCCGCTGGCCAGGCGGCCTGACGAGATCAGCGACGCCCTGCTCCGGGCCCGGGTCGCCGCCGCGTACGGGGTGACCCACCTGCTCTCCACCGAGGGAATGCTCTCCGGGGCGGGCCTGCGGGTGCTGGTCCCCCGGGAGCTGGCATACGACAACCGGGACGGGCAGTGGCGCTGGCGGGAGGACATTCCGCCGCGCAACCGACGGCTGGCGCTGAGCCAGGAGGAGATCGGCGACCTGCTCGACCGGGGCTTCCCGCTGCCCGAGTGGCACACCCCGCCGGCGGTGGCCAAGGAGCTGGCCCGGGCCCGCCCGCCGCGCCGGCACCGGGGCCTGGTGATCTTCCTGACCGGGCTGTCCGGGTCCGGCAAATCGACGATCGCCCGGGGCCTGGCCGACCTGCTGCGCGAGGGCGGCGAACGCAGCATCACCCTGCTCGACGGCGACGTGGTGCGCCGGGAGCTCTCCGCCGGGCTGGGCTTCAGCAAGGCCGACCGGGACGCCAACGTGCGCCGGATCGGTTGGGTGGCCGCCGAGATCGCCCGGCACCGGGGGGTCGGCATCTGCTGCCCGATCGCCCCGTACGCGGCGGCCCGGGCCACCGCCCGGGAGATGGCGCAGGCCGCCGGGGCGGGCTTCCTGCTGATCCATGTCGCGACCCCGCTGGAGGTGTGCGAGCAGCGCGACCGCAAGGGCCTGTACGCGCGGGCCCGCGCGGGTCTGCTCACCGGGATGACCGGCATCGACGACCCGTACGAGGAGCCGACCGACGCCGACCTGGTGGTGGACACCACGGCGCTGACCGTCGACGAGGCGGTCCAGCAGGTGATGGAGCATCTGACCGAGAGCGGCTGGGTGGAGCCCCGCCTCCAGTCCGCCTGA
- a CDS encoding DeoR/GlpR family DNA-binding transcription regulator has protein sequence MLARQRQAAILERVRAFGGVRVTELAAEFGVSDMTIRRDLETLHERGVLAKVHGGATVTGPGSTDEPGFRAKSVRQSAEKAAIADHAARLVHPGAAIALSAGTTTAELARRLVDVPGLTVVTNSLPVAEILHVGGRPDQTVVLTGGVRTPSDALVGPLAVAALGTLHLDLLFLGVHGISERAGFTTPNLMEADTNRALVAAADRLVVLADHTKWGTVGISSIVGLDAADVLVTDDRLAPDARRTLADRVGELVVVPGTEGTP, from the coding sequence GTGCTCGCGCGACAGCGGCAGGCGGCCATTCTGGAGCGGGTACGCGCCTTCGGGGGCGTACGGGTCACCGAGTTGGCCGCCGAGTTCGGCGTCTCCGACATGACCATCCGGCGCGACCTGGAGACGCTGCACGAGCGGGGCGTACTGGCCAAGGTGCACGGTGGGGCGACCGTCACCGGCCCCGGCTCGACCGACGAGCCCGGGTTCCGCGCCAAGTCGGTCCGGCAGTCCGCCGAGAAGGCGGCGATCGCCGACCACGCCGCGCGGCTCGTCCACCCCGGCGCCGCGATCGCCCTCTCCGCCGGCACGACCACCGCCGAGCTGGCCCGCCGGCTGGTCGACGTGCCGGGGCTGACCGTGGTGACGAACTCGCTGCCGGTGGCCGAGATCCTGCACGTCGGCGGCCGGCCGGACCAGACCGTGGTGCTCACCGGCGGGGTGCGTACCCCGTCGGACGCGCTGGTCGGCCCGCTGGCCGTGGCGGCGCTCGGGACGCTCCATCTCGACCTGCTCTTCCTCGGCGTGCACGGGATCAGCGAACGCGCCGGGTTCACCACCCCGAACCTCATGGAGGCCGACACGAACCGGGCCCTGGTGGCCGCCGCCGACCGGCTGGTGGTGCTCGCCGACCACACCAAGTGGGGCACGGTCGGCATCTCCTCGATCGTCGGGCTGGACGCCGCGGACGTGCTGGTGACCGACGACCGGCTGGCACCGGACGCGCGCCGGACGCTGGCGGACCGGGTGGGCGAGCTGGTGGTCGTGCCGGGCACCGAGGGGACGCCGTGA
- the galT gene encoding galactose-1-phosphate uridylyltransferase, which produces MRRTRIELADGRELIYFDERDDAVRDQPDRRELPPPPAASQLRYDPLTDEWVAVAVHRQTRTFLPPADQCPLCPSRGDRLSEIPAPDYDVAVFENRFPSLSQHVAEEPAEITPFTPVRPGRGKCEVVCFTDDHNASFASLSPGRVRTVLDALADRTTALGELPGVEQIFPFENRGVEIGVTLHHPHGQIYAYPFVTPRTRTMLAAARRHFERTGGNLYADVLTTERAAGDRVVASNEHWTAYVPAAARWPFEVHVAPHRPVPDIPALDDAERDAFGPLYLDVLRRFDGLFDLPMPYIAAWHQAPVHVDRELGHLHLQLFSIRRAKDKLKYLAGSESGMGVFISDVAPERAAELLRTA; this is translated from the coding sequence GTGAGACGTACCCGGATAGAGCTGGCCGACGGCCGCGAGTTGATCTACTTCGACGAGCGGGACGACGCGGTCCGTGACCAGCCGGACCGCCGCGAGCTGCCCCCGCCGCCGGCGGCGTCCCAGCTCCGGTACGACCCGCTGACCGACGAGTGGGTGGCGGTGGCGGTGCACCGGCAGACCCGCACCTTCCTGCCCCCGGCCGACCAGTGCCCGCTCTGCCCCTCCCGGGGCGACCGGCTCAGCGAGATCCCCGCCCCCGACTACGACGTGGCCGTCTTCGAGAACCGGTTCCCCTCGCTGAGCCAGCACGTCGCCGAGGAGCCGGCCGAGATCACCCCGTTCACCCCGGTCCGCCCCGGGCGCGGCAAGTGCGAGGTGGTCTGCTTCACCGACGACCACAACGCCTCGTTCGCCAGCCTCTCCCCCGGCCGGGTGCGCACCGTGCTCGACGCCCTGGCCGACCGCACCACCGCGCTGGGCGAGCTGCCCGGGGTGGAGCAGATCTTCCCGTTCGAGAACCGGGGCGTGGAGATCGGGGTGACCCTGCACCATCCGCACGGCCAGATCTACGCGTACCCGTTCGTCACGCCGCGGACCCGGACCATGCTGGCCGCCGCCCGCCGGCACTTCGAGCGCACCGGGGGCAACCTCTACGCCGACGTGCTCACCACCGAACGCGCCGCCGGCGACCGCGTGGTGGCGAGCAACGAGCACTGGACGGCGTACGTGCCGGCGGCGGCCCGCTGGCCGTTCGAGGTGCACGTGGCACCGCACCGCCCGGTGCCGGACATCCCGGCGCTGGACGACGCCGAGCGGGACGCCTTCGGGCCGCTCTACCTCGACGTGCTGCGCCGTTTCGACGGGCTGTTCGACCTGCCGATGCCCTACATCGCCGCCTGGCACCAGGCCCCGGTGCACGTCGACCGGGAGCTGGGGCACCTGCACCTGCAGCTGTTCAGCATCCGGCGCGCCAAGGACAAGCTGAAGTACCTGGCCGGCTCCGAGTCGGGGATGGGCGTGTTCATCAGCGACGTCGCCCCGGAACGCGCCGCCGAACTGCTCCGCACCGCGTGA
- a CDS encoding NADP-dependent isocitrate dehydrogenase translates to MAKIKVNNPVVELDGDEMTRIIWKQIREQLILPYLDVDLHYYDLSIQHRDATDDQVTIDAANAIKEHGVGVKCATITPDEARVEEFGLKKMWRSPNGTIRNILGGVVFREPIIMSNVPRLVPGWTKPIIIGRHAHGDQYKATDFVVPGPGTVTITYTPADGGAPMEMEVANFPGGGVTMGMYNFDESIRDFARASMRYGLDRGYPVYLSTKNTILKAYDGRFKDIFAEVFENEFKSEFEAAGITYEHRLIDDMVAAALKWEGGFVWACKNYDGDVQSDTVAQGFGSLGLMTSVLMTPDGRTVEAEAAHGTVTRHYRQYQKGEKTSTNPIASIYAWTRGLAHRGKLDGTPAVTEFANTLEQVIVATVEGGQMTKDLALLISRDAPWLTTDEFMNALDENLARKLAA, encoded by the coding sequence ATGGCGAAGATCAAGGTAAACAACCCGGTCGTGGAACTCGACGGCGACGAGATGACCCGGATCATCTGGAAGCAGATCCGGGAGCAGCTGATCCTGCCCTACCTCGACGTCGACCTGCACTACTACGACCTGTCGATCCAGCACCGCGACGCCACCGACGACCAGGTCACCATCGACGCCGCCAACGCCATCAAGGAGCACGGCGTCGGCGTCAAGTGCGCCACCATCACCCCGGACGAGGCCCGGGTGGAGGAGTTCGGCCTGAAGAAGATGTGGCGGTCGCCGAACGGCACCATCCGCAACATCCTCGGCGGCGTCGTGTTCCGTGAGCCGATCATCATGTCGAACGTGCCGCGGCTCGTCCCGGGCTGGACCAAGCCGATCATCATCGGCCGGCACGCGCACGGCGACCAGTACAAGGCCACCGACTTCGTCGTCCCCGGCCCGGGCACGGTGACCATCACCTACACCCCGGCCGACGGCGGCGCCCCGATGGAGATGGAGGTCGCCAACTTCCCGGGCGGCGGCGTCACCATGGGCATGTACAACTTCGACGAGTCGATCCGGGACTTCGCCCGCGCCTCGATGCGTTACGGCCTGGACCGTGGCTACCCGGTCTACCTGTCGACCAAGAACACCATCCTCAAGGCGTACGACGGCCGATTCAAGGACATCTTCGCCGAGGTGTTCGAGAACGAGTTCAAGTCGGAGTTCGAGGCCGCCGGCATCACCTACGAGCACCGGCTGATCGACGACATGGTCGCCGCCGCGCTCAAGTGGGAGGGTGGCTTCGTCTGGGCCTGCAAGAACTACGACGGTGACGTGCAGTCCGACACCGTCGCCCAGGGCTTCGGCTCGCTCGGCCTGATGACCTCGGTGCTGATGACCCCGGACGGCCGCACCGTCGAGGCCGAGGCCGCGCACGGCACGGTGACCCGGCACTACCGGCAGTACCAGAAGGGCGAGAAGACCTCGACCAACCCGATCGCGTCGATCTACGCCTGGACCCGGGGCCTGGCCCACCGGGGCAAGCTGGACGGCACCCCGGCGGTCACCGAGTTCGCCAACACCCTGGAGCAGGTCATCGTCGCCACGGTCGAGGGTGGCCAGATGACCAAGGACCTCGCGCTGCTCATCTCGCGCGACGCTCCGTGGCTGACCACCGACGAGTTCATGAACGCGCTCGACGAGAACCTGGCCCGTAAGCTCGCCGCCTGA
- a CDS encoding MBL fold metallo-hydrolase translates to MPVTHTVGSITVTALVDAAGPFFQPREEAFPDATPAQWREADRRDPDTVTPDGRWWLPFRCFALRTGDGPVTLIDAGVGPAGSLAASWAPAPGRLPAELAAAGVDPADVRTVVLTHLHTDHVGWAVVGTPYFRNADYLLQRAELAALDRFHPELPARLLGPLRAAGQLRVVDGDTDLTPGVRVLSTPGHTPGHQSVLVDSADERLLVTGDLLVHPLQLVDPTLAYAHEEDPATARASRLRLLSTADTRGRTILATPHLGRPFSPLP, encoded by the coding sequence ATGCCAGTCACTCACACGGTCGGGTCTATCACGGTCACCGCCCTCGTCGACGCGGCAGGCCCGTTCTTCCAGCCACGCGAGGAGGCATTCCCCGACGCCACCCCGGCGCAGTGGCGGGAGGCCGACCGGCGGGACCCGGACACGGTCACCCCGGACGGCCGCTGGTGGCTGCCGTTCCGCTGCTTCGCGCTGCGTACCGGGGACGGGCCGGTCACCCTGATCGATGCCGGCGTCGGCCCGGCCGGCTCCCTGGCCGCGAGCTGGGCGCCGGCCCCGGGGCGGCTGCCGGCCGAACTGGCCGCCGCCGGTGTCGACCCGGCGGACGTCCGGACCGTGGTACTCACCCATCTGCACACCGACCACGTCGGCTGGGCGGTGGTCGGCACGCCGTACTTCCGCAACGCGGACTACCTGCTGCAACGCGCCGAGCTGGCGGCACTGGACCGGTTCCACCCCGAGCTGCCGGCCCGGCTCCTCGGGCCGTTGCGCGCCGCCGGCCAGCTCCGGGTGGTCGACGGCGACACCGACCTGACCCCAGGGGTACGCGTGCTGAGCACGCCCGGGCACACCCCGGGCCACCAGTCGGTGCTGGTCGACTCCGCCGACGAGCGACTGCTGGTCACCGGCGACCTGCTGGTGCACCCCCTGCAGCTGGTCGACCCCACCCTGGCGTACGCCCACGAGGAGGACCCCGCGACCGCCCGCGCCTCCCGCCTGCGCCTCCTGTCGACCGCCGACACGCGAGGCCGCACCATCCTCGCCACCCCCCACCTGGGCCGCCCCTTCAGCCCTCTCCCCTGA
- the mdh gene encoding malate dehydrogenase codes for MGKKVTVVGAGFYGSTTAQRLAEYDVFDTVVITDIVEGKPAGLALDLNQSRPVEGFETKVVGVTTGPNGEGYEAIEGSDVVVITAGLPRKPGMSRMDLLETNAKIVRQVAENVAKYAPNAVVIVVSNPLDEMTALAQIATQFPKNRVLGQAGMLDTARFTNFVAEALNVPVKSVKTLTLGSHGDTMVPVPSKSTVDGKPLREVMPAEQIEELVVKTRNGGAEVVALLKTGSAYYAPSAAAARMAKAVAEDSGEVMPVCAWVDGEYGISGVYLGVEAAIGAEGVKRVVETDLDADELASLKEAAEAVRAKQSDISNM; via the coding sequence ATGGGTAAGAAGGTCACTGTCGTCGGGGCCGGCTTCTACGGCTCCACCACCGCGCAGCGCCTGGCCGAGTACGACGTCTTCGACACCGTCGTGATCACTGACATCGTCGAGGGTAAGCCGGCGGGCCTGGCGCTGGACCTCAACCAGTCGCGCCCGGTCGAGGGCTTCGAGACCAAGGTCGTCGGCGTCACCACCGGCCCGAACGGCGAGGGCTACGAGGCCATCGAGGGCTCGGACGTCGTCGTCATCACCGCCGGCCTGCCCCGCAAGCCGGGCATGAGCCGGATGGACCTGCTGGAGACCAACGCCAAGATCGTCCGCCAGGTCGCCGAGAACGTCGCCAAGTACGCCCCGAACGCCGTCGTCATCGTGGTCTCCAACCCGCTGGACGAGATGACCGCGCTGGCCCAGATCGCCACCCAGTTCCCCAAGAACCGGGTGCTCGGCCAGGCCGGCATGCTGGACACCGCCCGGTTCACCAACTTCGTCGCCGAGGCGCTGAACGTGCCGGTGAAGTCGGTGAAGACGCTGACCCTGGGCTCGCACGGCGACACCATGGTCCCCGTCCCGTCGAAGAGCACCGTCGACGGCAAGCCGCTGCGTGAGGTCATGCCGGCCGAGCAGATCGAGGAACTGGTCGTCAAGACCCGCAACGGCGGCGCCGAGGTCGTCGCGCTGCTGAAGACCGGCTCCGCGTACTACGCCCCGTCGGCCGCCGCCGCCCGGATGGCCAAGGCCGTGGCCGAGGACTCCGGCGAGGTCATGCCGGTCTGCGCCTGGGTCGACGGAGAATACGGCATCTCCGGCGTCTACCTGGGCGTCGAGGCCGCGATCGGTGCCGAGGGCGTCAAGCGGGTGGTCGAGACCGACCTGGACGCCGACGAGCTGGCCAGCCTCAAGGAGGCCGCCGAGGCGGTCCGCGCCAAGCAGTCCGACATCTCCAACATGTGA